Below is a genomic region from Luteitalea sp..
CATCCTCATGGAGCGTGAAGCCGATCGCCGGCAGCGGCTCGATGCCCTGCCCGCGACGCGGATCGGCGGCCTGTGCCACGCCGAGCGTGACGTCCCGCAACTCCAGCACCGGTTCGCGCGGCAGGGCAGCCCTCCGGGGTGGATAGAGCTGGCGGGTCTCGCGTCCAACCATGTGGCGGATCAATGCGTCGACCGAGAGCTCGGCGGCCCGGCCGGTCGCGACCACCGCGCCATCCCTGAGTACGGCGATGGCATGACACACGCGCAGAACGTCGTTCAGTTCATGCGAGATATACACGACCGACAAACCGCTCGCGCTCAGCTCGGCAATGAGCGCATGCAGGCGCTCGCGCTCCGCGGCGCCCAGCGACGTGGTCGGCTCGTCGAGAATCAGCACACGCGCATCGGCGCCGAGCGCACGGCCGATTTCAACGAGCTGCCGTTCACCCGCCGAGAGGCGCTCGACCCGCGTACCCGGATCCCGGCTGAGGCCCACCCGCCGCAGGAGCGCGGCCGCCCTCTCCCAGGCCGCCGTGCGGTCGATCCACGGCAGGCCAGCGCGACGGGGCAGGTTCGTGAGCTGCAGATTTTCGGCAATGGTGAGGTTCGGAAAGACGGTCGGCTCCTGGTGCACGAAGGCGATGCCGGCTCTGGCCGCATCCGCAGGGCTCCTGGGGGCGTACGGCAGGCTGTGCACGAACATGCGGCCCTCGTCAGCCCGGACGCTTCCCCCCAGGACGTTCATCAGCGTGGATTTCCCGGCGCCGTTCTCGCCGACGAGACCCAGCACCTCACCGGGCTCAAGCGTGAGGTCGATTCCCCGCAGCACTGGGATCCCGCCAAACGCCTTGCGAATACCGTCGAGAGCCACTCGAGGGGCCCTCGACTGCGGTGCTTCCGGCTGCTTCGTCATCTCCGCTCCCTCGCCGAGTCGACGATGGCCGCAACGAGAATCACGAGACCCTTCAGCATCGTGATCATGAAATCGGAGAGGTTCAACAGGGTCAGCGCGTTCCCCAGCATCGCCAGGAAGAGGACGCCGACGGCGGTGCCCCAGACGCCGCCTCGTCCGCCCTTCAGGCTCGTGCCGCCGATCACGGTCGCGCCGATGACGTCGAGCAGCAGCTGACGGCCGTGCGTGGGGGAGGCGGTTTCGAGATGACCCGTCAGCAGCACGGCGGCGACGGCGGCGAGCGTACCGCTCACCACGTATGCGGCGGCGGTGACCATGCCAACCGGCACACCCGAGACTCTCGCGGCCAAGGGGTTGTACCCGACGGCGCGCAGCATGCGCCCGTACCGGATGCGTTCGAGCAGCCCGCCGGCTGCGAGCGCGCACCCGCAGGCGACCAGCGCGGCCGCTGCCGGACTGGACCCGATCGCCACGAAGGCGCGCGGGAGCGCAAACATCGTCTCCGTGCCCGCGGCCAGCCGGACGAGGAGCACGGCGAGGCCCCCGGCGAACATCCCGCTCACCAGCGTCACCATGAACGCCGGCATGCGGAGCATGCCCGCGCACAGACCGTTGCCGAGGCCCGCGAGGGCGCCGGTCGCGAGCATGGCGAACAGCCCGGCCGGCACGGCCGCCGCGCGGCCCGCCAGCCACCCCTCGTCGCCGCTCATGACGATCCCGCCGACGACACTCGCGAGCCCGACGATCGCCGGGGCGGAGAGATCGATGCCCGCCGCAATCAGCACGAACGTCTGGCCAGTCGCGAGCAGCAGCAGCGGCAACGACGAGATCAGGATGGCGCTGATATTGGCAGCGGAGGCGAACCCTGGAACGGCGAGGGCGAACGCCAGAGCGGCCCCGGCCCAGAGCAGCAGGATTGGTGCACGGATGGCCTCGGCGATGGGGCCAGCGCGAAGGGCCGCCGCGAACCGCATCAGGGCGCCTCGGCGCGCTTCGACATGACGGCGCCCCACATGCGCCCGGCGAGCGACGACAGGTTGGCCTGCGTAATCACGAATCCGGGATCGTCGAGCCGCGCGGGTGGTGGCGTGCCGGCCTTCGCCTCCTCGATGACCCGGATGGCCTGCTCCGCCTCCCAGAAGACATCCTGCACGCCGGTGGCGTCGACGTATCCGTCGACCATCAGGCCGTACGCGGTCGGATCGCCGTCGAACCCGGCGAGCAGCACGTGCCCGGGCTCGCCGACCTTCTTCCACCGGCCCCTGGCGCTCAGGACCGACTTGATGCTGGGCAGCATGAAGTCGGACGAGGTGAAGACGAAGTTGATGTCGGGATGCGCCTGCATCGCGCTCTCGAACCCCGCCAGCGCCTTCTCCTGGTTCCACGCGGTCGGAATGCGCGCGACGACCTCCACGAGATCGCCCGCGTCCCGAATGGCCGCCTCGAATCCGTCCCGCCGTTCGATCGCGTTGACGTCGCTCAGGTCGCCGAGCAGGACCGCCGCCTTCGCCTTGCGGCCGGACGCCCTGACCTGGTCGACGAGGTACGCCACCGTCTCCCGGGTGATCGCGAAGTTGTCCGGCGCGATCGTCGTGTGCGGCGCGTCGGTGCGGTCCGCCGGGCGGTTGAAGAGCACCACCGGGATCCCCGCGGCGTTCGCGGCCCGAATCATGGGGATAACGGTCTTGCCATCCTTCGGCACGAGGATGATGCCGTCGACCCGGCGGTTGATGAACGTACGCACCTGCTCGAACTGCCGGTTCGGATCGCCGTCCGCCACGGCCTCGAGCATCGTGATGCCCCGCGCGGCGGTGTCGGCGCGGAGCTTGTTCCAGGCCGCCACCCAAAACTCCGTCTGGAGCGTTTCGAACGCCACGCCAATGGTGAGCGGCGCCCGGCCGTCGCCGCCCGGAGCGCTGCCCTCACCGCAGGCGGTGCACACGAGGGCCGCGGCCGCGAGCGCGTTCAGGATGCTCCACCGCCGCCCGATGTTCCCGTTCATCCAATCGCCTCCTGTCAGAACCGGAACTCCCGTCCTCGACGCGCGCTGTCGTATGCGGCGAAGACCAGCCGCAGCGTCTTGAGATTGTCGTCTCCGGTCGTCTCGCCGCCGCCCTCGCCGCGGAGGCCGCGCAGCAGGTCGGCGCAGCACAGCACGAGGCTGGCCTGGGCCACCTCGTACCGCGGATCGGCCCATGCGTAGCGCGGAGGCGCATGCCGTGTCACCCGTGTGCCGCGCCGTGTGGTGACACGGATCACGTAGTCGGCGGCGAGCTCGATCGAGCCGTCCGTACCCTCGATGAACGCGAGCGTCTGCGGGAAGACCTCGCGGACGGACGGCTCGAGGGGCGTTCGCGCGTAGCCGAGCTCCACGGTCACGTGCGTACGCGCCCGCCCCATCGTCAGCAGCAGCGTCGCGAGGTTCTCACCCTTCACGTGCGGGAGCGTCCGGGCCGCGCGGCAGTACAACGTGCGGGCTTCGCCGAAGAGCACGCGCGCCACGTCGAGCAGGTGCGTGCCGAGATCCGTGAGGATAAACCGATCCAGCTCGCGGAGCGCCGACTGGTTCGCGAACACGTCGTAGCCGGAGACCATGGTGAGACGCGCGCGCAGGGGGACGCCAATGGTGCCCGCATCAAGCAGCCGACGCAGTTCCCTCATCGGCGTCTGCCAGCGCCAGTTCTCGTGCACGAAGAAGCGCGTCCTGGCCCGCCGGAAGGCGCTCACGATCGCAGCGGCCTCCCGGTCAGAGGCAGCCAGCGGCTTCTGACAGATGCATGCGACCCGGTGACGCGCGCACAGGGTCGAGACCGGCGCGTGCCCGCCGACCTCGGTGATGTTGTCCACGAAGTCGGGGCGCACCTCGCGCAGTAGCTGCTCGGGGTCGTCGAAGACCGCCGGGATCCCGAACTGCCGGGCCACGGCCTCGGCCTTGCGGCGGGTGCGGTTCCAGATCGCGACGCATTGCACGCCACCCACTTCGCGCCAGGCAGAGAGCTGGAACGGTGTCCAGAATCCGGCGCCGAAGACGGCGAAGCGGAGCGGGCGCGACATCGCGTGAACCAGTTACCACTCCCTGCGGCAGCCGGATTGAAGGAAGCGAACCAAAGCTTGGATAAAATTCACCGATCCACGAGACGGCCGTCCACCCGTGCCGTGGCGAACGCATTCAGCGCGAGCGTACGCCCGGCGGGTTGGTGCCCGTGCTCCCGGCGGAAGCCCGCGCGATCCCGGCCGGCGCGTTCCGCCGTATCGATGTCGAGGATGCGCACGTGGTCGGCCTCGAACGATGCGGGCAGCGGCACGTGGCGACGCGATCCGGTCAGGTTGGCCAGCAGCAGCACCGCTCGCGACGCATCCCGGCCCACGAGCAGCGCGGCCCCCGCATCGGGTTCTTCGCCGTCCGCCACCGCCGGCTGCAGCGTCAGCCGTCCGCCAAAGCACTCACGAAGATCTGCCAGCACGTGAAACAGTGGATGTGTGCCCGTGGCGGAGCCCAACTCGCGGACGCTCTCCAGGAACGTGACGCTGTCGACGCCCGCCGTGGCGAGATGGGCGGCCACTGCGAGCGTCCAGGCCCCTCCGAAGAGACACGCGTGCAGGGGATGCGCCGTTGGCGGCGGCGGGAGAGATCCCCTTGCGCGCGGCCCGAGCGTCACGGGTGTGACGGCCGTCCAGGCGTTCCGGTGCCGGGCACGGACGCTGCGAACCTGATCGCCAGCTGCCGGCGGCGTCTCGGCCAGGCTCGTGAGATCCGACGCGTGGGCATGCGGGTTCATGGACCAGCATAGCAGTTCCGCCTGCGGCGGCGGGACGAGGTGGAACTGGTAGAGATCCATCCGGCTGCCGACCCCCGGCGAGCCCAGATCCGGTCGGCGCGCGAGCAGCCGGTCGCGCACCAGCGCCAGCACCTCTGCGCTCGTAGTCGGCCTGTCGGCCGCGAAGACGAGCAGCCTCGCCAGCCTGAGATCGGCCGGCAGCAGACCCGCGAGTGCGTCGAGCACGGGTCCCGATGCGGGCGCGACGTCCAGCGCGAGCTCGAGCCCGCTGCCGAGCGCGCGGTGAAGGTCCAGGGCATGCTGCAGGTGTGCCCGCCATGCCTCGGCCTCGAGCGACACGTCGGCACGGATGTGTACGGGGCGGAGCTCGCGAAGCAGTTCGAACGCAGAAGAGTCGAGTGGCCGATCGAGCACCCCCAGACCGACACCCACGGGCGGGAGAGCGCCCGCGGGAGCGTCGACCGGCACATCAGCGGGTACGCGCTGGCGGCCACCCGGCGGGGGCGTGCGGGCGGACGCTCGCGACACGACTCGGAGCGTCACGCGCTGCTCGATCCGCGTACCGGCGGCGACGACGACAGGTTTGGGAAGTGCCAGGGGTGTGCTGTACGTCTTGAAGCTTGCGTCGATCCAGTTGCGCTGGTCCTCGGTTTCGAAGCGATCGCCCTCGAACGCGAGCTCGATCCGGGTGTCGCGGCCTGCGTCGTAGGCAAGCGCGGAGAGGTCCGTGAATCCCTCGATCGGCTGTTCGACCGCGACCAGCACCGGAAAACGGAGGTCGCGCTGCGTGCCCGACGTCAGGGTCGCCCGCACAGGTCTGCCTGCGCACTCGCGTATCGGGTGCAGCACACAGAGGCCAATCCGGTTTCGTTCGAAGCTGGAGAGCGCTTCGCCGGAGAAGGCGAACGTCACGGTGCCGTCCGATGCGCCCGTCAGCGTCGCGCGCGACACGAAATGAATGGGGCCGGCGCGATGGTCGGAACGGTAGCTCGCGTGAAAGCAGTCTGCATCGCCCTCCAGCACCAGGTCCGAGATCTCGCCCGGGATGGTGGCCCAGTACGCATCGCGCACCGCGCTATAGATGCGGCGGACGACTTCTCGGCGTGCCAGGCGAATCGAGCGGAGGTCGCCCGCTTCAAACACCAGTGTCAGGGGTCCGGCGCGGAGCAGGATGCGCTCGGGCAGCGGCCCGGGCGATCCGTGGAGGACCGGGTTCGGCGCAAAGGGGTTCGCCTGGCGGTGCTCCACGTGCGCTGTCCGTTCCAGTGTACAGCTCCCTTGTAGCATATTCACCGGATGGGGCTACTTGACGCGCTTGGCGAGCACGGGGCCCGGGGGAGGCGCCCAGCGGCCCCGACCGCCCTTTACCGTGAAGGTGATCTCGTCGCCGCTGTCGTTCAGCGTGCCGGTATAGACGACCTTGGTCGGTCGGTCGCTGCCTCGCCACACATAGAAGGAGACCGTCCGGCCATCGACGGCGCCGTCGAAGATTTCGCGGTTGACCGGAGAAATGGGCGTGCTGCCCGCCGGGCCTTCGCCGGAGCCCGCGAGCTCACCGACCACGTCGGTGTCCACCTGATTCAGCGTCAGCACCTGGACCTGGGGCCCGAATCGGCCGGTGGTTTCGATCTCCCACTTTCCGGACACGTTCACATCCGACTGCGCGAATGCCGCGGCGCTGAGCAACGTGGCCAACATCAACGCGCCCATCACTGCCTTCATGGGTTCCCCTTTCGCCTCTGCGCTACCGCCTGGATGCCGGGTTCGCTGACGGCGTCGTCGCGGGCGCTCGCGCCGAGCCCACGGTCACGATCACTCGGGTGTAGCGCGTGAGCGGCGGCGTGCCGGAATCCGTCACCTGGCCGATCAGATGAATCGTGTCACCCGTGTTGGCCGCGTCCGGGACGCGCATCGAGGCGATGCCTCGATGGGCATCGCTGATCGCGACGGTGCCGCGATACGTGCCCGGCTCCTGATACTGCCACCACGAGAATCGCAGCGGGTCGCCGTCCGGATCGGTTGATGCGCCGATATCAAGGGTCAGGGGAGCGCCGGGAACCGGGTTCGTGACGGAGTCTGCACCGACCGTCGTCCCGGCCTGCGCCTGAGGGCCGGCGGGAGCCTCGGTCCTGCCCGGGCCGCTCAGGAGCACGGCTCCCGCAAGGGTAGCGCCGAGCAGGAGCGCTGGTGTGCTCCGCGCGCGTCGATGTGTATCTCGGGTCGCTGATCGTTTCACAGTCTTCGCCTCCCTGTGGTCAGAACGCCGGGCGCACCGACAGCCGAATTGCGCGTGGATCGAGCGTGGCGCGACATGTTCTCTGTTTCAGTGTCGTACGCCGCCCCCAGTATTCGGTGTCCCCGAAGGATCCTCTGGGAGGGGTGGCAGCCTGAGCTCTCCGTCTGCATAACCCGTCCTGGGGCCGAGATTCCTTTCCTGCTCCTCTTCAGTAAGTCGTTTGATGACGGCTTGTTCCCGGGCGTAATCCTCAGTCCGTTTCAGTCTGCTGTATGTCATGGCCAAAAGGACGTGAGCAGGCCTGAAGTCCGGCCGCTGTTGGACGACGCGTTCGAGCGCTTCGGCGGCTTTCTCGTGCTTCCCGCCCGCGCGGTAGACCTGCGCGATCATGTAAAGGAGCGCGCTGCTGTCAGGCTTCTGTCGCAGGGCGGCCAGCAGCCGCTCGGACGCCTCCTGATGCCGCTTCTCCCTGAGATAGAGCCACCCGAGGTAAGCGTTCGCCTCAAAGTCGTCCGGGTTCTGCGCCAGCGCCGTCCGGAATCTGTGTGTCGCCCGTTTGGGCTCTGACAAGAACATGTGCGCATAGCCCAACTGCGTGTGCAGCGTCGGCAGCCGGTCGTTGAGTGCCTTGGCCTTGGTCAGTTCCTGGAGCGCCGCGCGGTACTCCCCCTTTGCGTTCAGGATCGTGCCCCTGACCAGACAGATCTGCGCGTCACCGCTCGACCGCAGCGGCCCCTCCAGCAGCGCTTCCGCTTTTGCGACATCGCCGCGTCGGATATACGCCGTGGCGAGCGTGTGGGCCGCCTCAGCGTTATTGGGGTTGGCTCGCAGGGCTGCCTCGAGCGCGGCAATGCCCTCCTGAATTCTTTCGAGCTTCAGCAGCGATAATCCCAGCAGGTGAAGGGCCCGCGGATGACCGGGATGGGCGGCCACCACCCGGGCCGCTTGACGCTCGGCCCGCCCGAACTGGCCCGCACGGAAATGAGCCAACGCGAGAAACAGTCGGACCATGTGGAGGTCCGGTTTGATTGATAGAGCCCGGCTCAGTCGCTCGATAGCCTTGTCGTGTGCGCCGAGGTTCAAATAGACGAGTCCCAAATTGGACAGCGCATCCACGCGCCCCGGCGACAGCGTCAGCGCTTCCTCATAGGCCAGCCGTGCGCGTTCCAAATCACCGCTGCGCTGGAACTCGACGCCACGGTTGAAGTGCGTCCGCGACTCGTCTACCTGCGCCGAGGCTGTAGCGGGAAGGAGGGCCAACAGCCACAGCAACGCTGGTGTTGCGATCGGTTGCCTTTTCTTCCTACCCGACATTGGTCTACCCAGTATCAGAACTCCAAGCGAAGTGAGAACTGCATCTGTCGCGGGGCCCGAGCGCTGATAACCTGGCCAAATTGGCCGTTGACCTGTCTGCCGGCCGCGTCGAAGCGGGCATCGTTATCCACGTCTTCCCACTGCGTGTGGTTGAACAGGTTATAGACCTCCCACCGGAGCTGGAGGCGAGCGCCGCCGATGGGAAAGTGTTTGAGCAGCGCGAAATCCCAGTTGTGGATCCCTGGACCGCGAAACACATCCCTCGGGGCGTTGCCGAAATCGCCCACCCCAGGCGCGGCGAACGCATCCGTATTGAACCAACGCTCGAAGCTGCGCTCGCCACGAGGGAGGATCGGATCCGCAATCACATTCACGCGTGGCGGGTCGCCGCCACCGTGGCGGTCAACTCCGTCAGTCCGGAAAAGATCGATCCCCAGGGGCGTCCCGCTGGCCATCGTGGTGATACCAGCGACCCCCCAGTCGTGGAAGAGCAGGCGGGTCACACGATTCCCGGCGAACAGTTGCGCGTTGGGCAGGTCCCAGAGATAGTTGAACACGAAGACGTGCGTCTGGTCATACCCCAGCTTGCCATAGAGGTAGCTCCGGACATCCCTGTAGATCGGCAGGCTCCCGTTGTCCTGATCCGAGATGCCCATCGCCTTCGACCACGTGTACGCGACGCCCAGTTGGAGCCCCGCCGTGTAGCGGCGGTTGACGCCCACCTGCAGCGCGTGGTAGTTGGAAAAGCCCGTTTCCTCGCTAAAGCTGATGTTCTGGAACCCGGGGTTAGGCCGCAGGAAGTTGTCCGGTAGTGGGCGACCCGTCGTCGCGTCCTGGCTGCTCTCCAGAAACCGAACGCCCGGGGCCAGCGTGTTGATGTTCCGACTCTGGCGCAGGTTGCGGCCCTCACTTCCCACATACGTGACGTCGAGGACCGTCCCGAAACCGATGTCCTGCTGAACGCCGAACGACCAGCGATAGATGGTCGGCACCTTGTCGAAGTTCAGATCGAACGACTGGTAATCGGTCGGGAAGAAGACCTGGCCGGCGCTGAGAAAGCTGTCCAGGTTGCTATAGAAGATGGTCGGGCTTTCCAGGATCGGTGGCGCGGTCGTCGTCGTCCACATCGAGGCCTGAGAAGAGAAGATGGTCTGCTTGTGCACGCCGAAACCGCCGCGGACCGCCGTCTTGCCGTTGCCAAACAGGTCATAGGCGAACCCGGCGCGGGGCGCGATCTGGACGGCCGGGCGCTCGCGGAATCCCTCGGGATAGCTTGAATCGCCGCCCACGACGACCCCGGCAAAGCGGTCACCTGAGCCTGGCGCGAAGGCCCCGATCAGCGGCTCAGGGGCAAGTTCCCCGGTAACGGGATTCCTGGCCACCCGTCTGCCATCAGGGTCCAGCGCCGGAACGTACAACTCGGGCACGTTGGCGGCATCATAGCGGCTCAGTGCGAACGCCGCTCCCTCATCGTCGCGCAGCCGCCAGGGAATAAATGAGTAGAACCGCGCGCCATAGTCGATGGTCAACCGCGGCGTGACCTTCCACGAGTCCTGAGCGAACCATTCAAAGGTATGGATCTGCGCCCGCCCGCTCGACAGCCCGCTTGACTCGGCGTAACTTCTGAAGTTCCCCAGCAGCGCGTTGGCAAAGGGGTGGTTACTATCGAACGGATTATTGGCGTCGCGACCAAAATCGAACGTCCCCATGTGACGGCCCACAGCGCTGGCGCGCGGGCCTTCGCTGGCGTTGTTGAGCTCATAATACACCCCAAACTTCAAGGTGTGATTGTTGGCCACCCACGTCAAGTTATTGGTGATCCACACCCTTTCATCGCCAGCGGCAATTGGCGTCCGCGGGTCAAAATCGACATTCGCCGCATTGGGAAGCCCGCCGAAGAACATTCGCGGAATGAGGTTGAGCGGATTCGCATTCAGGAAGAGTTGCCCCAGGCTGTCGAGCCCATGCCTGTCGCGCCGAACGTTCTCCAGCTGAAACTCGTCGTTGAGTGTACCCAGTTCTTTGGCCTCGCTGTAGCCAACGTTGAACTCATTGACGATCGTCGGCGAGATGATCCGGTTGTAACTGCCCGCGTAGGCGTTCGTGACGTACTCGTAATGGTGCTGCTGGAAGAGAAAGTTGGCGCCGAAAGCCGTGCTCTGGAACTGTCCTTGCCTGTCAGACGACCACCACCGGGGACGGAACGAGATGCGGTCCCGCTCGGTGGGCTTCCAATCGATCTTGAGCTGCGTCTGGGCTTTCGGCTGATTCACAATCTCCTGGTCGCGGTAGTTGAACGCGCCCTCGGTGATGCCCGTGTCGAGCAAGTTCGGCAGGGGCAGCAGCGAGAGCAGACTTTGCCCGATCGGGTGAATCCTGTCGGCCGGAATGATGTTGCCAGGGAACGGCTTGCCCGTCGTTGGGTCGATGGCCTGAATTAACTGGCCGTTCTGGTCGACA
It encodes:
- a CDS encoding substrate-binding domain-containing protein, with the protein product MNGNIGRRWSILNALAAAALVCTACGEGSAPGGDGRAPLTIGVAFETLQTEFWVAAWNKLRADTAARGITMLEAVADGDPNRQFEQVRTFINRRVDGIILVPKDGKTVIPMIRAANAAGIPVVLFNRPADRTDAPHTTIAPDNFAITRETVAYLVDQVRASGRKAKAAVLLGDLSDVNAIERRDGFEAAIRDAGDLVEVVARIPTAWNQEKALAGFESAMQAHPDINFVFTSSDFMLPSIKSVLSARGRWKKVGEPGHVLLAGFDGDPTAYGLMVDGYVDATGVQDVFWEAEQAIRVIEEAKAGTPPPARLDDPGFVITQANLSSLAGRMWGAVMSKRAEAP
- a CDS encoding gfo/Idh/MocA family oxidoreductase, which produces MSRPLRFAVFGAGFWTPFQLSAWREVGGVQCVAIWNRTRRKAEAVARQFGIPAVFDDPEQLLREVRPDFVDNITEVGGHAPVSTLCARHRVACICQKPLAASDREAAAIVSAFRRARTRFFVHENWRWQTPMRELRRLLDAGTIGVPLRARLTMVSGYDVFANQSALRELDRFILTDLGTHLLDVARVLFGEARTLYCRAARTLPHVKGENLATLLLTMGRARTHVTVELGYARTPLEPSVREVFPQTLAFIEGTDGSIELAADYVIRVTTRRGTRVTRHAPPRYAWADPRYEVAQASLVLCCADLLRGLRGEGGGETTGDDNLKTLRLVFAAYDSARRGREFRF
- a CDS encoding tetratricopeptide repeat protein, encoding MSGRKKRQPIATPALLWLLALLPATASAQVDESRTHFNRGVEFQRSGDLERARLAYEEALTLSPGRVDALSNLGLVYLNLGAHDKAIERLSRALSIKPDLHMVRLFLALAHFRAGQFGRAERQAARVVAAHPGHPRALHLLGLSLLKLERIQEGIAALEAALRANPNNAEAAHTLATAYIRRGDVAKAEALLEGPLRSSGDAQICLVRGTILNAKGEYRAALQELTKAKALNDRLPTLHTQLGYAHMFLSEPKRATHRFRTALAQNPDDFEANAYLGWLYLREKRHQEASERLLAALRQKPDSSALLYMIAQVYRAGGKHEKAAEALERVVQQRPDFRPAHVLLAMTYSRLKRTEDYAREQAVIKRLTEEEQERNLGPRTGYADGELRLPPLPEDPSGTPNTGGGVRH
- a CDS encoding ATP-binding cassette domain-containing protein: MTKQPEAPQSRAPRVALDGIRKAFGGIPVLRGIDLTLEPGEVLGLVGENGAGKSTLMNVLGGSVRADEGRMFVHSLPYAPRSPADAARAGIAFVHQEPTVFPNLTIAENLQLTNLPRRAGLPWIDRTAAWERAAALLRRVGLSRDPGTRVERLSAGERQLVEIGRALGADARVLILDEPTTSLGAAERERLHALIAELSASGLSVVYISHELNDVLRVCHAIAVLRDGAVVATGRAAELSVDALIRHMVGRETRQLYPPRRAALPREPVLELRDVTLGVAQAADPRRGQGIEPLPAIGFTLHEDEILGLFGLMGAGRSELARVIFGLDASVSGQMLLDGTPLAGSPAERIRRGLAFVTEDRRLEGLCLGASVADNLVLASLRAFSRTPIGLLDPTAIRQAVDRIGQDVRLTGHAGTHVPVARLSGGNQQKVVLGKWLLTRPRVLILDEPTRGIDVGARAEIYELLYQLAEAGSALLVISSDLDELLGICDRLLVMRKGRIVRSFAPAEFDRERLLRAALPASVSERT